From Heliomicrobium gestii, one genomic window encodes:
- a CDS encoding DUF4321 domain-containing protein, translated as MKGIRVGAGQIGMLVLFMIVGAIIGSLIGEALSPVVPVMKLNKEVELGPAHINLVSFSFTVGLGIKLNLAGAAGMVAGIFLYRRF; from the coding sequence GTGAAGGGGATTCGTGTCGGCGCCGGTCAGATTGGGATGCTCGTTCTGTTTATGATCGTGGGCGCCATCATCGGCAGTTTGATCGGGGAAGCGCTGAGCCCTGTCGTGCCTGTCATGAAGCTGAACAAGGAAGTTGAACTCGGCCCGGCTCACATCAATTTGGTGTCATTCAGTTTCACCGTCGGCCTTGGCATCAAGCTGAACCTGGCCGGCGCCGCAGGGATGGTGGCCGGCATCTTTCTTTACCGGCGATTCTAG